A single Pangasianodon hypophthalmus isolate fPanHyp1 chromosome 27, fPanHyp1.pri, whole genome shotgun sequence DNA region contains:
- the aifm1 gene encoding apoptosis-inducing factor 1, mitochondrial isoform X1, whose amino-acid sequence MFRCKAVWNKLGPVARASSTLCRQTGKRALLRQDRRPAFAPQTHMSSGPLGGGGDNAIYYVLVGAACVGGGVYAYRTLSGDSTRYFERITEIEDRAKKTAEPVRPTPAVTKEPEVTAAEAGKTEQTKEPTAEDVSEPIHESSVDESSQEPTATEVDPGALVSEPTVTEAASETVPEDPTPEPSVTEAASETVPEDPTPEPPVTEAASETVPEDPTPEPSVTEAASETVPEDPTPEPSVTEAASETVPEDPTPEPPVTEAASETVPEDPTPEPSVTEAASETVPEDPTPEPPVTEAASETVPEDPTPEPSVTEAASETVPEDPTPEPPVTEACTPEPVVEDPTPEPSLTEAVPEPLVSESSITEPTGEEVRLEAPVTEAHVTEEKSAEEPPAPVVESEPVPEVAAESVPETPPVAQSEPEPAPTAAAPVEPTPALPEVPAHTPYLLIGGGTASFAAARSIRARDPGARVLIVTEETDLPYMRPPLSKELWFSDDPAVTETLRFKQWNGKERSIYFQPPSFYVNPSELETVENGGVAVLMGKKVVHMDVRENKVRLSDGAEISYDKCLIATGGVPRNLQVIERASEEVKNRTTLFRKIEDFKALEKVSRELKSITIIGGGFLGSELACALGRRSHDLGLEVIQLFPEKGNMGKVLPEYLSNWTTDKVNKEGVQVLTEAVVKNVSYKDGKLEIKLKDGRLVKTDHIVAAVGLEPSIELAKSAGLEIDSDFGGYRVNAELQARSNIWVAGDAACFYDIKLGRRRVEHHDHAVVSGRLAGENMTGARKPYWHQSMFWSDLGPDVGYEAIGIVDSSLPTVGVFAKATAKDTPKAATEQSGTGIRSESETEEVAGTLSTATAAPAPPTQQENYGKGVIFYLRDKVVVGIVLWNVFNRMPIARKIIKDGEEHADLNEVAKLFNIHED is encoded by the exons ATGTTCCGGTGTAAAGCGGTGTGGAATAAACTGGGCCCGGTGGCGCGAGCCTCCTCCACGCTGTGTCGGCAAACCGGGAAGAGagcgc TGCTGAGGCAGGACAGGAGGCCGGCGTTCGCACCGCAGACCCACATGTCATCGGGTCCGTTGGGAGGAGGCGGAGACAACGCCATATACTACGTGCTGGTGGGAGCGGCATGTGTGGGAGGCGGAGTCTAT GCTTACCGCACCCTCTCGGGAGACAGCACCAGGTACTTCGAGAGAATCACAGAAATCGAGGACAGGGCGAAGAAAACGGCAGAACCCGTTCGTCCCACTCCTGCTGTAACGAAAGAACCAGAGGTCACGG cagcagaagcaggaaagacagaacaaacaaaag AACCCACGGCTGAAGATGTCTCAGAACCCATACATGAGTCTTCAGTTGACGAATCTTCTCAAGAACCAACAGCAACTGAAGTTGACCCAGGAGCCCTTGTGTCTGAGCCAACTGTAACAGAAGCTGCTTCTGAAACTGTTCCAGAAGACCCTACTCCAGAACCTTCTGTAACAGAAGCTGCTTCTGAAACTGTTCCAGAAGACCCTACTCCAGAACCTCCTGTAACAGAAGCTGCTTCTGAAACTGTTCCAGAAGACCCTACTCCAGAACCTTCTGTAACAGAAGCTGCTTCTGAAACTGTTCCAGAAGACCCTACTCCAGAACCTTCTGTAACAGAAGCTGCTTCTGAAACTGTTCCAGAAGACCCTACTCCAGAACCTCCTGTAACAGAAGCTGCTTCTGAAACTGTTCCAGAAGACCCTACTCCAGAACCTTCTGTAACAGAAGCTGCTTCTGAAACTGTTCCAGAAGACCCTACTCCAGAACCTCCTGTAACAGAAGCTGCTTCTGAAACTGTTCCAGAAGACCCTACTCCAGAACCTTCTGTAACAGAAGCTGCTTCTGAAACTGTTCCAGAAGACCCTACTCCAGAACCTCCTGTAACAGAAGCTTGTACTCCTGAACCTGTCGTGGAGGACCCTACTCCAGAACCTTCTTTAACAGAAGCTGTCCCAGAACCCCTTGTTTCTGAATCATCTATAACAGAACCAACTGGAGAAGAAGTGCGCCTTGAAGCTCCTGTAACTGAAGCTCATGTCACTGAAGAAAAATCTGCTGAAGAACCTCCAGCTCCTGTTGTTGAGAGCG AGCCTGTGCCTGAAGTGGCGGCAGAAAGCGTGCCTGAGACTCCACCAGTAGCCCAAAGTG AGCCTGAACCTGCTCCCACTGCCGCCGCCCCTGTAGAACCCACGCCTGCCCTCCCTGAGGTCCCTGCACACACCCCTTACCTCCTGATTGGTGGAGGAACGGCATCGTTTGCAGCAGCGAGGTCTATTCGTGCCCGTGACCCTGGTGCTCGG GTTTTGATCGTGACTGAAGAAACCGACCTGCCGTACATGAGGCCTCCTCTGTCCAAAGAGCTGTGGTTCTCTGACGACCCCGCCGTCACAGAAACACTCCGCTTCAAACAGTGGAACGGCaaagagaggag catttatttcCAACCTCCTTCTTTCTACGTGAACCCCAGTGAGCTGGAAACGGTGGAAAATGGGGGCGTGGCTGTGCTGATGGGGAAGAAG GTGGTGCACATGGACGTCAGGGAGAATAAAGTTAGACTGAGTGACGGTGCTGAGATCTCTTATGACAAATGTTTGATTGCTACAG gtgGAGTTCCCAGAAACCTGCAGGTAATTGAGCGAGCCAGCGAGGAGGTGAAGAACAGGACGACGCTTTTTAGGAAG ATTGAGGATTTCAAAGCGCTGGAGAAAGTTTCCCGAGAGCTCAAGTCCATCACTATCATCGGGGGCGGATTCCTGGGCAGCGAGCTGGCCTGCGCCTTGGGCAGGAGAT ctcaTGATCTGGGCCTGGAGGTGATTCAGCTGTTCCCGGAGAAAGGGAACATGGGTAAAGTTCTACCTGAGTACCTGAGCAACTGGACCACAGACAAAGTGAATAAAG AGGGCGTCCAGGTGCTGACGGAAGCTGTGGTTAAGAACGTGTCCTATAAGGACGGAAAATTGGAGATAAAACTGAAAGACGGTCGACTg GTGAAGACGGATCACATCGTGGCAGCCGTGGGTTTGGAGCCCAGCATCGAGCTGGCGAAATCCGCCGGCCTGGAGATCGACTCGGACTTCGGAGGGTATCGGGTGAACGCCGAGCTGCAGGCGCGATCCAACAtctgggtg gcaGGTGATGCTGCATGTTTCTATGACATCAAGCTGGGTCGGAGGCGGGTGGAGCATCATGATCACGCGGTGGTGAGCGGCAGACTCGCTGGAGAAAACATGACCGGAGCCAGAAAGCCCTACTGGCACCAGTCCATGTTCTG gagtgaCCTGGGCCCTGATGTAGGATACGAAGCCATCGGTATTGTAGACAGCAGTCTCCCAACTGTAGGAGTGTTTGCAAAAGCTACAGCCAAGGACACACCCAAAGCAGCTACTGAGcaatcag gtacAGGAATCAGGTCGGAGAGTGAGACGGAGGAGGTTGCCGGGACACTTTCCACAGCTACAGCAGCTCCTGCCCCGCCCACACAGCAGGAGAATTATGGGAAAGGAGTGATCTTCTACCTGAGGGACAAAGTGGTGGTTGGCATCGTGCTGTGGAACGTCTTTAACAGGATGCCCATTGCCAGGAAG ATCATTAAAGATGGAGAGGAACACGCTGATCTGAACGAGGTGGCCAAGCTGTTCAATATTCATGAAGACTAA
- the aifm1 gene encoding apoptosis-inducing factor 1, mitochondrial isoform X2: protein MFRCKAVWNKLGPVARASSTLCRQTGKRALLRQDRRPAFAPQTHMSSGPLGGGGDNAIYYVLVGAACVGGGVYAYRTLSGDSTRYFERITEIEDRAKKTAEPVRPTPAVTKEPEVTAEAGKTEQTKEPTAEDVSEPIHESSVDESSQEPTATEVDPGALVSEPTVTEAASETVPEDPTPEPSVTEAASETVPEDPTPEPPVTEAASETVPEDPTPEPSVTEAASETVPEDPTPEPSVTEAASETVPEDPTPEPPVTEAASETVPEDPTPEPSVTEAASETVPEDPTPEPPVTEAASETVPEDPTPEPSVTEAASETVPEDPTPEPPVTEACTPEPVVEDPTPEPSLTEAVPEPLVSESSITEPTGEEVRLEAPVTEAHVTEEKSAEEPPAPVVESEPVPEVAAESVPETPPVAQSEPEPAPTAAAPVEPTPALPEVPAHTPYLLIGGGTASFAAARSIRARDPGARVLIVTEETDLPYMRPPLSKELWFSDDPAVTETLRFKQWNGKERSIYFQPPSFYVNPSELETVENGGVAVLMGKKVVHMDVRENKVRLSDGAEISYDKCLIATGGVPRNLQVIERASEEVKNRTTLFRKIEDFKALEKVSRELKSITIIGGGFLGSELACALGRRSHDLGLEVIQLFPEKGNMGKVLPEYLSNWTTDKVNKEGVQVLTEAVVKNVSYKDGKLEIKLKDGRLVKTDHIVAAVGLEPSIELAKSAGLEIDSDFGGYRVNAELQARSNIWVAGDAACFYDIKLGRRRVEHHDHAVVSGRLAGENMTGARKPYWHQSMFWSDLGPDVGYEAIGIVDSSLPTVGVFAKATAKDTPKAATEQSGTGIRSESETEEVAGTLSTATAAPAPPTQQENYGKGVIFYLRDKVVVGIVLWNVFNRMPIARKIIKDGEEHADLNEVAKLFNIHED from the exons ATGTTCCGGTGTAAAGCGGTGTGGAATAAACTGGGCCCGGTGGCGCGAGCCTCCTCCACGCTGTGTCGGCAAACCGGGAAGAGagcgc TGCTGAGGCAGGACAGGAGGCCGGCGTTCGCACCGCAGACCCACATGTCATCGGGTCCGTTGGGAGGAGGCGGAGACAACGCCATATACTACGTGCTGGTGGGAGCGGCATGTGTGGGAGGCGGAGTCTAT GCTTACCGCACCCTCTCGGGAGACAGCACCAGGTACTTCGAGAGAATCACAGAAATCGAGGACAGGGCGAAGAAAACGGCAGAACCCGTTCGTCCCACTCCTGCTGTAACGAAAGAACCAGAGGTCACGG cagaagcaggaaagacagaacaaacaaaag AACCCACGGCTGAAGATGTCTCAGAACCCATACATGAGTCTTCAGTTGACGAATCTTCTCAAGAACCAACAGCAACTGAAGTTGACCCAGGAGCCCTTGTGTCTGAGCCAACTGTAACAGAAGCTGCTTCTGAAACTGTTCCAGAAGACCCTACTCCAGAACCTTCTGTAACAGAAGCTGCTTCTGAAACTGTTCCAGAAGACCCTACTCCAGAACCTCCTGTAACAGAAGCTGCTTCTGAAACTGTTCCAGAAGACCCTACTCCAGAACCTTCTGTAACAGAAGCTGCTTCTGAAACTGTTCCAGAAGACCCTACTCCAGAACCTTCTGTAACAGAAGCTGCTTCTGAAACTGTTCCAGAAGACCCTACTCCAGAACCTCCTGTAACAGAAGCTGCTTCTGAAACTGTTCCAGAAGACCCTACTCCAGAACCTTCTGTAACAGAAGCTGCTTCTGAAACTGTTCCAGAAGACCCTACTCCAGAACCTCCTGTAACAGAAGCTGCTTCTGAAACTGTTCCAGAAGACCCTACTCCAGAACCTTCTGTAACAGAAGCTGCTTCTGAAACTGTTCCAGAAGACCCTACTCCAGAACCTCCTGTAACAGAAGCTTGTACTCCTGAACCTGTCGTGGAGGACCCTACTCCAGAACCTTCTTTAACAGAAGCTGTCCCAGAACCCCTTGTTTCTGAATCATCTATAACAGAACCAACTGGAGAAGAAGTGCGCCTTGAAGCTCCTGTAACTGAAGCTCATGTCACTGAAGAAAAATCTGCTGAAGAACCTCCAGCTCCTGTTGTTGAGAGCG AGCCTGTGCCTGAAGTGGCGGCAGAAAGCGTGCCTGAGACTCCACCAGTAGCCCAAAGTG AGCCTGAACCTGCTCCCACTGCCGCCGCCCCTGTAGAACCCACGCCTGCCCTCCCTGAGGTCCCTGCACACACCCCTTACCTCCTGATTGGTGGAGGAACGGCATCGTTTGCAGCAGCGAGGTCTATTCGTGCCCGTGACCCTGGTGCTCGG GTTTTGATCGTGACTGAAGAAACCGACCTGCCGTACATGAGGCCTCCTCTGTCCAAAGAGCTGTGGTTCTCTGACGACCCCGCCGTCACAGAAACACTCCGCTTCAAACAGTGGAACGGCaaagagaggag catttatttcCAACCTCCTTCTTTCTACGTGAACCCCAGTGAGCTGGAAACGGTGGAAAATGGGGGCGTGGCTGTGCTGATGGGGAAGAAG GTGGTGCACATGGACGTCAGGGAGAATAAAGTTAGACTGAGTGACGGTGCTGAGATCTCTTATGACAAATGTTTGATTGCTACAG gtgGAGTTCCCAGAAACCTGCAGGTAATTGAGCGAGCCAGCGAGGAGGTGAAGAACAGGACGACGCTTTTTAGGAAG ATTGAGGATTTCAAAGCGCTGGAGAAAGTTTCCCGAGAGCTCAAGTCCATCACTATCATCGGGGGCGGATTCCTGGGCAGCGAGCTGGCCTGCGCCTTGGGCAGGAGAT ctcaTGATCTGGGCCTGGAGGTGATTCAGCTGTTCCCGGAGAAAGGGAACATGGGTAAAGTTCTACCTGAGTACCTGAGCAACTGGACCACAGACAAAGTGAATAAAG AGGGCGTCCAGGTGCTGACGGAAGCTGTGGTTAAGAACGTGTCCTATAAGGACGGAAAATTGGAGATAAAACTGAAAGACGGTCGACTg GTGAAGACGGATCACATCGTGGCAGCCGTGGGTTTGGAGCCCAGCATCGAGCTGGCGAAATCCGCCGGCCTGGAGATCGACTCGGACTTCGGAGGGTATCGGGTGAACGCCGAGCTGCAGGCGCGATCCAACAtctgggtg gcaGGTGATGCTGCATGTTTCTATGACATCAAGCTGGGTCGGAGGCGGGTGGAGCATCATGATCACGCGGTGGTGAGCGGCAGACTCGCTGGAGAAAACATGACCGGAGCCAGAAAGCCCTACTGGCACCAGTCCATGTTCTG gagtgaCCTGGGCCCTGATGTAGGATACGAAGCCATCGGTATTGTAGACAGCAGTCTCCCAACTGTAGGAGTGTTTGCAAAAGCTACAGCCAAGGACACACCCAAAGCAGCTACTGAGcaatcag gtacAGGAATCAGGTCGGAGAGTGAGACGGAGGAGGTTGCCGGGACACTTTCCACAGCTACAGCAGCTCCTGCCCCGCCCACACAGCAGGAGAATTATGGGAAAGGAGTGATCTTCTACCTGAGGGACAAAGTGGTGGTTGGCATCGTGCTGTGGAACGTCTTTAACAGGATGCCCATTGCCAGGAAG ATCATTAAAGATGGAGAGGAACACGCTGATCTGAACGAGGTGGCCAAGCTGTTCAATATTCATGAAGACTAA
- the aifm1 gene encoding apoptosis-inducing factor 1, mitochondrial isoform X4, translated as MFRCKAVWNKLGPVARASSTLCRQTGKRALLRQDRRPAFAPQTHMSSGPLGGGGDNAIYYVLVGAACVGGGVYAYRTLSGDSTRYFERITEIEDRAKKTAEPVRPTPAVTKEPEVTAEAGKTEQTKEPEPAPTAAAPVEPTPALPEVPAHTPYLLIGGGTASFAAARSIRARDPGARVLIVTEETDLPYMRPPLSKELWFSDDPAVTETLRFKQWNGKERSIYFQPPSFYVNPSELETVENGGVAVLMGKKVVHMDVRENKVRLSDGAEISYDKCLIATGGVPRNLQVIERASEEVKNRTTLFRKIEDFKALEKVSRELKSITIIGGGFLGSELACALGRRSHDLGLEVIQLFPEKGNMGKVLPEYLSNWTTDKVNKEGVQVLTEAVVKNVSYKDGKLEIKLKDGRLVKTDHIVAAVGLEPSIELAKSAGLEIDSDFGGYRVNAELQARSNIWVAGDAACFYDIKLGRRRVEHHDHAVVSGRLAGENMTGARKPYWHQSMFWSDLGPDVGYEAIGIVDSSLPTVGVFAKATAKDTPKAATEQSGTGIRSESETEEVAGTLSTATAAPAPPTQQENYGKGVIFYLRDKVVVGIVLWNVFNRMPIARKIIKDGEEHADLNEVAKLFNIHED; from the exons ATGTTCCGGTGTAAAGCGGTGTGGAATAAACTGGGCCCGGTGGCGCGAGCCTCCTCCACGCTGTGTCGGCAAACCGGGAAGAGagcgc TGCTGAGGCAGGACAGGAGGCCGGCGTTCGCACCGCAGACCCACATGTCATCGGGTCCGTTGGGAGGAGGCGGAGACAACGCCATATACTACGTGCTGGTGGGAGCGGCATGTGTGGGAGGCGGAGTCTAT GCTTACCGCACCCTCTCGGGAGACAGCACCAGGTACTTCGAGAGAATCACAGAAATCGAGGACAGGGCGAAGAAAACGGCAGAACCCGTTCGTCCCACTCCTGCTGTAACGAAAGAACCAGAGGTCACGG cagaagcaggaaagacagaacaaacaaaag AGCCTGAACCTGCTCCCACTGCCGCCGCCCCTGTAGAACCCACGCCTGCCCTCCCTGAGGTCCCTGCACACACCCCTTACCTCCTGATTGGTGGAGGAACGGCATCGTTTGCAGCAGCGAGGTCTATTCGTGCCCGTGACCCTGGTGCTCGG GTTTTGATCGTGACTGAAGAAACCGACCTGCCGTACATGAGGCCTCCTCTGTCCAAAGAGCTGTGGTTCTCTGACGACCCCGCCGTCACAGAAACACTCCGCTTCAAACAGTGGAACGGCaaagagaggag catttatttcCAACCTCCTTCTTTCTACGTGAACCCCAGTGAGCTGGAAACGGTGGAAAATGGGGGCGTGGCTGTGCTGATGGGGAAGAAG GTGGTGCACATGGACGTCAGGGAGAATAAAGTTAGACTGAGTGACGGTGCTGAGATCTCTTATGACAAATGTTTGATTGCTACAG gtgGAGTTCCCAGAAACCTGCAGGTAATTGAGCGAGCCAGCGAGGAGGTGAAGAACAGGACGACGCTTTTTAGGAAG ATTGAGGATTTCAAAGCGCTGGAGAAAGTTTCCCGAGAGCTCAAGTCCATCACTATCATCGGGGGCGGATTCCTGGGCAGCGAGCTGGCCTGCGCCTTGGGCAGGAGAT ctcaTGATCTGGGCCTGGAGGTGATTCAGCTGTTCCCGGAGAAAGGGAACATGGGTAAAGTTCTACCTGAGTACCTGAGCAACTGGACCACAGACAAAGTGAATAAAG AGGGCGTCCAGGTGCTGACGGAAGCTGTGGTTAAGAACGTGTCCTATAAGGACGGAAAATTGGAGATAAAACTGAAAGACGGTCGACTg GTGAAGACGGATCACATCGTGGCAGCCGTGGGTTTGGAGCCCAGCATCGAGCTGGCGAAATCCGCCGGCCTGGAGATCGACTCGGACTTCGGAGGGTATCGGGTGAACGCCGAGCTGCAGGCGCGATCCAACAtctgggtg gcaGGTGATGCTGCATGTTTCTATGACATCAAGCTGGGTCGGAGGCGGGTGGAGCATCATGATCACGCGGTGGTGAGCGGCAGACTCGCTGGAGAAAACATGACCGGAGCCAGAAAGCCCTACTGGCACCAGTCCATGTTCTG gagtgaCCTGGGCCCTGATGTAGGATACGAAGCCATCGGTATTGTAGACAGCAGTCTCCCAACTGTAGGAGTGTTTGCAAAAGCTACAGCCAAGGACACACCCAAAGCAGCTACTGAGcaatcag gtacAGGAATCAGGTCGGAGAGTGAGACGGAGGAGGTTGCCGGGACACTTTCCACAGCTACAGCAGCTCCTGCCCCGCCCACACAGCAGGAGAATTATGGGAAAGGAGTGATCTTCTACCTGAGGGACAAAGTGGTGGTTGGCATCGTGCTGTGGAACGTCTTTAACAGGATGCCCATTGCCAGGAAG ATCATTAAAGATGGAGAGGAACACGCTGATCTGAACGAGGTGGCCAAGCTGTTCAATATTCATGAAGACTAA
- the aifm1 gene encoding apoptosis-inducing factor 1, mitochondrial isoform X3: MFRCKAVWNKLGPVARASSTLCRQTGKRALLRQDRRPAFAPQTHMSSGPLGGGGDNAIYYVLVGAACVGGGVYAYRTLSGDSTRYFERITEIEDRAKKTAEPVRPTPAVTKEPEVTAAEAGKTEQTKEPEPAPTAAAPVEPTPALPEVPAHTPYLLIGGGTASFAAARSIRARDPGARVLIVTEETDLPYMRPPLSKELWFSDDPAVTETLRFKQWNGKERSIYFQPPSFYVNPSELETVENGGVAVLMGKKVVHMDVRENKVRLSDGAEISYDKCLIATGGVPRNLQVIERASEEVKNRTTLFRKIEDFKALEKVSRELKSITIIGGGFLGSELACALGRRSHDLGLEVIQLFPEKGNMGKVLPEYLSNWTTDKVNKEGVQVLTEAVVKNVSYKDGKLEIKLKDGRLVKTDHIVAAVGLEPSIELAKSAGLEIDSDFGGYRVNAELQARSNIWVAGDAACFYDIKLGRRRVEHHDHAVVSGRLAGENMTGARKPYWHQSMFWSDLGPDVGYEAIGIVDSSLPTVGVFAKATAKDTPKAATEQSGTGIRSESETEEVAGTLSTATAAPAPPTQQENYGKGVIFYLRDKVVVGIVLWNVFNRMPIARKIIKDGEEHADLNEVAKLFNIHED; the protein is encoded by the exons ATGTTCCGGTGTAAAGCGGTGTGGAATAAACTGGGCCCGGTGGCGCGAGCCTCCTCCACGCTGTGTCGGCAAACCGGGAAGAGagcgc TGCTGAGGCAGGACAGGAGGCCGGCGTTCGCACCGCAGACCCACATGTCATCGGGTCCGTTGGGAGGAGGCGGAGACAACGCCATATACTACGTGCTGGTGGGAGCGGCATGTGTGGGAGGCGGAGTCTAT GCTTACCGCACCCTCTCGGGAGACAGCACCAGGTACTTCGAGAGAATCACAGAAATCGAGGACAGGGCGAAGAAAACGGCAGAACCCGTTCGTCCCACTCCTGCTGTAACGAAAGAACCAGAGGTCACGG cagcagaagcaggaaagacagaacaaacaaaag AGCCTGAACCTGCTCCCACTGCCGCCGCCCCTGTAGAACCCACGCCTGCCCTCCCTGAGGTCCCTGCACACACCCCTTACCTCCTGATTGGTGGAGGAACGGCATCGTTTGCAGCAGCGAGGTCTATTCGTGCCCGTGACCCTGGTGCTCGG GTTTTGATCGTGACTGAAGAAACCGACCTGCCGTACATGAGGCCTCCTCTGTCCAAAGAGCTGTGGTTCTCTGACGACCCCGCCGTCACAGAAACACTCCGCTTCAAACAGTGGAACGGCaaagagaggag catttatttcCAACCTCCTTCTTTCTACGTGAACCCCAGTGAGCTGGAAACGGTGGAAAATGGGGGCGTGGCTGTGCTGATGGGGAAGAAG GTGGTGCACATGGACGTCAGGGAGAATAAAGTTAGACTGAGTGACGGTGCTGAGATCTCTTATGACAAATGTTTGATTGCTACAG gtgGAGTTCCCAGAAACCTGCAGGTAATTGAGCGAGCCAGCGAGGAGGTGAAGAACAGGACGACGCTTTTTAGGAAG ATTGAGGATTTCAAAGCGCTGGAGAAAGTTTCCCGAGAGCTCAAGTCCATCACTATCATCGGGGGCGGATTCCTGGGCAGCGAGCTGGCCTGCGCCTTGGGCAGGAGAT ctcaTGATCTGGGCCTGGAGGTGATTCAGCTGTTCCCGGAGAAAGGGAACATGGGTAAAGTTCTACCTGAGTACCTGAGCAACTGGACCACAGACAAAGTGAATAAAG AGGGCGTCCAGGTGCTGACGGAAGCTGTGGTTAAGAACGTGTCCTATAAGGACGGAAAATTGGAGATAAAACTGAAAGACGGTCGACTg GTGAAGACGGATCACATCGTGGCAGCCGTGGGTTTGGAGCCCAGCATCGAGCTGGCGAAATCCGCCGGCCTGGAGATCGACTCGGACTTCGGAGGGTATCGGGTGAACGCCGAGCTGCAGGCGCGATCCAACAtctgggtg gcaGGTGATGCTGCATGTTTCTATGACATCAAGCTGGGTCGGAGGCGGGTGGAGCATCATGATCACGCGGTGGTGAGCGGCAGACTCGCTGGAGAAAACATGACCGGAGCCAGAAAGCCCTACTGGCACCAGTCCATGTTCTG gagtgaCCTGGGCCCTGATGTAGGATACGAAGCCATCGGTATTGTAGACAGCAGTCTCCCAACTGTAGGAGTGTTTGCAAAAGCTACAGCCAAGGACACACCCAAAGCAGCTACTGAGcaatcag gtacAGGAATCAGGTCGGAGAGTGAGACGGAGGAGGTTGCCGGGACACTTTCCACAGCTACAGCAGCTCCTGCCCCGCCCACACAGCAGGAGAATTATGGGAAAGGAGTGATCTTCTACCTGAGGGACAAAGTGGTGGTTGGCATCGTGCTGTGGAACGTCTTTAACAGGATGCCCATTGCCAGGAAG ATCATTAAAGATGGAGAGGAACACGCTGATCTGAACGAGGTGGCCAAGCTGTTCAATATTCATGAAGACTAA